CGACTTTGCGTAACGGCGAGCTAATATGGATAGTCTGCGTAGAATAAGTCGAACGATAGCCACACGGTAGGTAACTGTGAACACCGAAACATTAATCCTTACTGTGATTGTCGTTGCGTTTACCGCTGTGGCGGCCGTGACGGACTTTCGCACCAAGCGATTGCCCAACTGGCTGACAGTTCCGTGTTTTGCCACCGGACTGGTCTTTCACACCGCATTGGGCGCCTATCACGGCGGCCTTGGCGGCGCGTGGCAGGCGTTGCTCTGGTCGCTGGGCGGCTTTGCGGTTGGGTTTGGGATTTTGCTCGGGCTGTGGCTGATCGGCGGTGGTGGCGCTGGCGACGTCAAGTTGATGGGCGCCCTCGGCGCGTGGCTCGGTTGGAAGGGAACCATGTACGTGTT
This genomic window from Planctomycetota bacterium contains:
- a CDS encoding prepilin peptidase; translated protein: MIVVAFTAVAAVTDFRTKRLPNWLTVPCFATGLVFHTALGAYHGGLGGAWQALLWSLGGFAVGFGILLGLWLIGGGGAGDVKLMGALGAWLGWKGTMYVFVISTCLVMVFAMLSLASQMIGRGMGFVRRRYLTPIDGSAKTSDEARVAMKTRRRLLPYGVPVALATWAVLAAQLVIFAHVTK